One window of the Candidatus Neomarinimicrobiota bacterium genome contains the following:
- the bamE gene encoding outer membrane protein assembly factor BamE produces the protein MKNFSRLNWVLLLFLMGCASQSATEGLTLGTVQASLHQGMSKAEVQAALGAPNIISKDATGLEVWTYDKVSKQSASSFFLFWTSAQSTQRTLTVLITFDENERVKEYTYHSTEF, from the coding sequence ATGAAGAACTTCTCAAGATTAAACTGGGTCCTGTTACTGTTTCTAATGGGCTGTGCGTCTCAGAGCGCGACAGAGGGCCTCACCCTGGGGACGGTGCAAGCTTCGCTCCATCAGGGCATGAGCAAGGCTGAGGTGCAGGCCGCCCTCGGTGCTCCAAACATTATTTCCAAGGATGCCACCGGCCTTGAAGTATGGACCTATGACAAGGTGTCCAAGCAGTCCGCTTCAAGCTTTTTCCTCTTCTGGACCTCGGCCCAATCAACCCAGCGCACGCTCACCGTTCTCATCACCTTCGACGAAAACGAAAGAGTGAAGGAATACACTTATCACAGTACGGAGTTCTAA